Proteins found in one Solitalea lacus genomic segment:
- a CDS encoding N(4)-(beta-N-acetylglucosaminyl)-L-asparaginase — protein sequence MINRRKFVKAAGLAAVSSTYVLDALAKSDSKKVNAKPIVISTWDFGQAANAAAWDVLKTGGRALDAVEKGVSVPEADPSNQSVGLGGFPDRDGRVTLDACIMDEHGNAGSVAALEHIVHPISVARMVMEKTPHVMLVGEGALQFALKNGFKKENLLTPESEKAWKEWLKTSKYEPVMNIENRKAAPKKLPGGKDNHDTIGMIALDANGNLSGACTTSGMAFKMHGRVGDSPIIGAGMFVDNEIGGAAATGVGEEVIKIVGSFLVVELMRQGRTPQQACQEAVERIAKRDPKKAKEVQIGFIALNKRGEYGAYCLQAGFTYAVKSNDEDIVLKGKNLF from the coding sequence ATGATTAATAGAAGGAAATTTGTTAAGGCTGCAGGTTTAGCTGCTGTGTCTTCAACCTATGTTTTAGATGCATTAGCCAAATCTGATAGCAAAAAAGTCAATGCTAAGCCTATTGTTATTTCTACCTGGGATTTTGGCCAAGCCGCAAATGCAGCAGCTTGGGATGTGCTGAAAACCGGAGGTAGAGCACTAGATGCAGTAGAAAAAGGGGTGAGTGTTCCTGAGGCAGACCCAAGTAATCAAAGTGTAGGATTGGGCGGATTTCCAGATCGTGATGGGCGCGTAACGCTTGATGCCTGCATTATGGATGAACATGGTAATGCTGGTTCGGTTGCGGCACTGGAGCATATTGTTCATCCCATCTCAGTGGCACGCATGGTTATGGAAAAGACCCCTCATGTGATGTTGGTTGGAGAAGGCGCTTTGCAGTTCGCTTTAAAAAATGGCTTTAAAAAAGAAAATTTGCTAACTCCTGAGTCTGAAAAAGCATGGAAAGAATGGCTTAAAACTTCAAAGTATGAGCCAGTAATGAATATCGAAAACCGAAAAGCTGCTCCTAAGAAGCTTCCTGGAGGGAAAGACAATCACGATACCATTGGCATGATTGCCTTGGATGCAAATGGAAATCTTTCGGGGGCGTGTACCACAAGTGGAATGGCATTCAAAATGCATGGACGAGTGGGCGATTCGCCGATTATAGGTGCCGGAATGTTTGTAGATAACGAAATAGGAGGGGCTGCAGCTACTGGGGTAGGAGAAGAGGTTATTAAAATTGTAGGTTCCTTTTTGGTGGTTGAATTGATGCGTCAAGGTCGAACCCCACAACAAGCCTGTCAAGAAGCTGTTGAACGCATTGCTAAAAGAGATCCTAAAAAAGCAAAAGAAGTTCAAATAGGTTTTATTGCTCTTAATAAGCGTGGCGAATACGGTGCTTATTGCTTGCAGGCTGGATTTACCTATGCTGTAAAGTCAAACGATGAAGATATCGTGTTAAAAGGCAAAAATTTGTTTTAG
- the budA gene encoding acetolactate decarboxylase: MKLRFLLFSCLLLNAINSFSQHAINNSKRFNHFYQYGVADAFIGGLYKGSLTLKELKQHGNFGLGAPNLLDGELIILDGKVYQSKANGETIEPNNQTTTSLSFVTFFKADTSFTVKDELNQKNFSTSIMNFLKDKNGMYAIKITGKFNTVKTRAFPPFSQEPFPPLSTVLDKQQFFNLQNIDGTLIGFYLPGYLNSVSISGLHFHFLSNDKKHGGHVLDYGGSNFRIEIARLYGFQLDEQNDPSLQRFEFKKQVNESLDKVEKGH; this comes from the coding sequence TTGAAACTGAGATTTTTACTATTTAGTTGCTTACTGCTAAATGCAATAAACAGCTTTTCACAACATGCTATCAACAATTCAAAGCGATTCAATCATTTTTATCAATATGGCGTAGCTGATGCCTTTATAGGAGGATTATACAAAGGCTCACTCACGCTAAAAGAATTAAAACAACATGGAAATTTCGGACTGGGAGCGCCAAATTTGCTCGATGGGGAACTGATCATTTTAGATGGAAAAGTGTATCAATCGAAAGCAAACGGAGAAACCATTGAACCCAATAATCAAACCACCACATCACTTTCATTTGTTACCTTTTTTAAAGCCGATACCAGTTTTACTGTCAAAGATGAGTTAAACCAGAAAAACTTTTCAACCTCTATTATGAATTTCCTAAAAGACAAGAACGGGATGTATGCGATTAAAATCACTGGAAAATTCAATACTGTAAAAACGAGGGCATTTCCTCCCTTCAGCCAGGAACCCTTTCCGCCTCTGTCAACCGTACTTGACAAACAACAATTCTTTAATTTACAGAACATTGACGGCACTTTAATTGGTTTTTATCTGCCGGGTTATTTAAATAGTGTAAGTATCAGTGGATTGCATTTTCATTTCCTATCAAATGACAAGAAACACGGAGGTCATGTTTTGGATTATGGAGGCAGCAATTTTAGAATTGAAATAGCACGACTTTATGGATTTCAATTAGACGAGCAAAATGACCCTTCACTACAACGATTCGAATTTAAAAAACAGGTTAATGAATCATTAGATAAGGTTGAAAAAGGCCATTAA
- the ychF gene encoding redox-regulated ATPase YchF: MALQCGIVGLPNVGKSTLFNSLSNAKAQAANFPFCTIEPNVGVITVPDERLNKLTELVNPQRVVPNTVEIVDIAGLVKGASKGEGLGNQFLANIRNTNAILHVLRCFDDPNVVHVDGSVDPIRDKEIIDTELQLKDLESVEKKLQKVEKSAKTGDKDAKRAVEVLSAVKEKLLSGQSARAAQLEEKDFEHVDDIHLLTLKPVMYVCNVDEASVNTGNKYVDIVREAVKSENAEVLIISAKIESEIAELDNYDDKQLFLADLGLEESGVNKLIRAAYRLLNLATYFTAGVQEVRAWTITLGMTAPQAAGVIHTDFEKGFIRAEVIKYNDFVNLGSENACKEAGKLGVEGKTYVVEDGDIMHFRFNV; the protein is encoded by the coding sequence ATGGCTTTACAATGTGGTATCGTGGGACTACCAAACGTAGGTAAATCTACTTTATTTAACTCTCTTTCAAATGCAAAGGCACAAGCGGCAAATTTCCCGTTTTGTACCATTGAGCCAAATGTTGGGGTAATTACCGTTCCTGATGAACGTTTAAATAAACTGACCGAGTTAGTTAACCCTCAACGTGTGGTTCCTAACACGGTTGAAATTGTTGACATTGCCGGATTGGTAAAAGGTGCAAGTAAAGGAGAGGGATTAGGCAATCAATTTTTGGCAAATATTCGTAATACCAATGCTATTTTGCACGTATTGCGTTGTTTTGATGATCCTAATGTTGTGCACGTTGATGGTTCGGTTGACCCAATCCGCGATAAGGAAATTATTGACACTGAGCTTCAGCTGAAAGATTTAGAGTCAGTTGAAAAGAAATTACAGAAAGTTGAAAAATCAGCCAAAACTGGCGATAAAGATGCTAAAAGAGCCGTTGAGGTTTTAAGCGCTGTTAAAGAAAAACTACTTTCAGGGCAATCAGCACGTGCAGCACAATTAGAAGAAAAAGACTTTGAACATGTTGACGACATTCACTTATTAACCCTTAAGCCGGTTATGTATGTTTGTAATGTTGACGAGGCATCAGTAAATACCGGCAATAAATATGTTGATATTGTTCGTGAAGCTGTTAAGAGTGAGAATGCTGAAGTATTGATTATCTCTGCTAAAATCGAGTCTGAAATTGCAGAACTTGACAATTATGATGACAAACAGCTTTTCTTGGCTGATTTAGGCTTAGAAGAATCTGGTGTAAATAAATTGATCCGTGCAGCTTACCGCTTATTGAACCTGGCTACTTATTTTACAGCAGGAGTACAGGAAGTAAGAGCCTGGACCATTACCTTAGGAATGACAGCCCCTCAAGCGGCTGGAGTTATCCATACTGATTTTGAAAAGGGCTTTATCAGAGCTGAGGTAATTAAATACAATGATTTTGTAAACTTAGGTTCGGAAAATGCCTGTAAAGAAGCAGGAAAACTTGGTGTAGAAGGAAAAACCTATGTAGTGGAAGATGGTGATATTATGCACTTCCGTTTTAATGTGTAA
- a CDS encoding heavy-metal-associated domain-containing protein: MKFILSAALLSFVAQYSVAQDIKTESFKVWGNCGMCENRIEGAAKKVEGVQAADWDSATKQLKVSFTAPASLLSIQKAVADAGHDTDGIKAPDKVYDKLHGCCQYPREISNQEVSKGKVQTVYFKVTGMTCPDGCAKGIEKALYKHKGVKQSEVNFESGIAKVVFDQSKLSVEEMKKIIEGFSPEGESLKYHAEVVKQ; this comes from the coding sequence ATGAAATTTATTTTATCAGCTGCTTTATTGAGTTTTGTTGCTCAATATTCAGTAGCTCAGGATATTAAAACAGAAAGTTTTAAGGTTTGGGGTAATTGTGGCATGTGTGAAAACAGGATTGAAGGTGCTGCTAAAAAGGTGGAAGGTGTTCAAGCTGCAGATTGGGACAGTGCTACCAAACAGTTGAAGGTTAGCTTTACAGCCCCTGCAAGCTTACTGAGTATTCAGAAGGCTGTTGCAGATGCAGGTCATGATACAGATGGTATAAAAGCACCGGATAAGGTATATGACAAACTTCACGGTTGCTGTCAATATCCGCGCGAGATTAGCAATCAGGAGGTATCGAAAGGAAAAGTTCAAACTGTATACTTTAAAGTAACAGGGATGACATGTCCTGACGGTTGCGCTAAAGGAATTGAAAAGGCTTTGTATAAGCATAAAGGTGTAAAGCAAAGTGAGGTGAACTTTGAATCCGGAATTGCTAAAGTTGTTTTTGATCAATCGAAGCTTTCTGTTGAGGAAATGAAGAAAATTATTGAGGGCTTTAGTCCTGAAGGTGAATCATTGAAGTATCATGCCGAGGTTGTGAAACAATAA
- a CDS encoding TonB-dependent receptor, translated as MKPFLIALIIALIGFEVSAQQIVKGKVYELDTKNKEVLLEGASISWINTSKGIFSNANGEFAINAQGIADRRLIVSFVGLQTDTILVNDNKSLKIVLKSNGKQLDEVVVAQQRESTMVSVQPRKTEILTSKELKKAACCNLGESFQTNTTVDVTYRDGVTGSKELQVLGLAGSYTQILTENAPVITGLGTTYGVYGIPGTQIDQIHVVKGPGSVVFGPESISGMINVELKDPMRADKLFVNGYLDGYARAELNVDKTFKINQDLSSLFSFHIDRFKLKMDQNEDSFLDMPMLQNINVLSKWKYEAGNGWFSQNSIKYLNENRQGGQSHFNFNNNQLDQSIYGQQLKTTRFEFYGRTGFVVPSGNYKSLGLQYSYVLHDLSGFYGPRSNNGRQQSLNLRLIYNQAIGKHNSINAGASYRLDKINEQFGTLMLNNDLNMPGVFVENTYTSSGNRPLSVIVGGRADWANGELVFTPRGNVKWSVDKNTDLRFSVGTGFKTANILAENANIKVSNREVVIQEPLKFEKALNYGFNVNRKFEIDYRKGSIGIDLYKTQFSNKIIPDYDTDPTKVFFHNLTGKSFANNIQVEAAYFILKPVELKVAYKYLDVFRKTDGQRIVEPFVPKHRTVASLFYESFNRKWNANFTWQWFGSKRMPYLNEIFQPEISDYNNYSRSYSTINLQLTRNWRNFELYLGAENLLDFRQQNYIVGASNPNTGFFDASYIWGPIEGRRVYAGFRYKIDR; from the coding sequence ATGAAACCATTTTTAATAGCTTTAATAATAGCTTTAATTGGTTTTGAGGTAAGTGCACAGCAAATTGTTAAAGGAAAGGTGTATGAGCTCGATACCAAGAATAAAGAAGTTTTGCTCGAAGGAGCAAGCATATCATGGATTAATACTTCGAAAGGGATATTTTCAAATGCAAATGGTGAGTTTGCAATTAATGCTCAAGGTATTGCCGATCGCAGGCTGATTGTATCGTTTGTGGGCTTACAAACTGATACAATTTTAGTAAACGATAACAAGAGTCTTAAAATCGTTTTAAAATCTAACGGAAAGCAACTTGACGAAGTGGTGGTTGCTCAACAGCGTGAATCGACTATGGTTTCCGTACAACCACGAAAGACCGAGATCCTTACGTCGAAAGAGCTTAAGAAAGCTGCTTGTTGTAATTTAGGTGAGAGTTTTCAAACTAATACCACTGTGGATGTTACCTATAGGGATGGTGTTACAGGTAGCAAAGAATTGCAGGTACTTGGACTGGCCGGCTCTTATACTCAAATATTGACGGAAAACGCACCCGTTATTACAGGATTGGGTACTACTTATGGAGTATATGGTATTCCGGGAACTCAAATTGATCAAATTCACGTTGTTAAAGGGCCTGGCTCAGTAGTTTTTGGTCCGGAGTCAATTAGTGGAATGATCAATGTGGAGTTAAAGGATCCAATGAGGGCAGATAAACTATTTGTTAACGGGTATTTAGATGGTTATGCTCGCGCTGAACTAAATGTTGATAAAACGTTTAAGATTAACCAAGACTTAAGTTCCTTATTTTCATTTCATATTGATCGTTTTAAGTTAAAGATGGATCAAAATGAAGACTCCTTCCTTGATATGCCTATGTTGCAAAATATTAATGTATTGAGCAAATGGAAATATGAAGCGGGTAATGGTTGGTTTTCTCAAAATTCTATAAAATACTTGAATGAAAACCGTCAGGGAGGACAATCTCATTTTAATTTCAATAATAATCAGCTTGACCAATCAATTTATGGGCAGCAGTTAAAAACAACTAGATTCGAATTCTATGGTCGTACAGGTTTTGTAGTTCCTTCAGGTAATTATAAAAGTCTGGGATTACAATATTCGTATGTTCTGCACGATTTAAGTGGGTTTTATGGTCCTCGCAGCAATAATGGCCGTCAGCAAAGCTTAAACCTTCGTTTAATCTATAACCAAGCCATAGGTAAGCATAATTCAATTAATGCAGGGGCAAGCTATCGTTTGGATAAAATTAATGAGCAGTTTGGTACTTTAATGCTGAACAACGATTTGAATATGCCAGGAGTATTTGTTGAGAATACTTATACCAGTTCTGGTAATAGGCCTCTGTCGGTAATTGTTGGCGGACGTGCCGATTGGGCCAACGGTGAGTTGGTATTTACGCCAAGAGGCAATGTGAAATGGTCAGTGGATAAAAACACGGACTTACGTTTCTCTGTAGGAACAGGTTTTAAAACAGCCAATATTCTAGCCGAAAATGCCAATATTAAGGTTAGTAACCGTGAAGTTGTTATTCAAGAACCTTTAAAGTTTGAAAAGGCACTTAACTACGGTTTCAACGTTAATAGAAAGTTCGAAATTGATTATAGAAAAGGGAGTATCGGAATTGATCTATACAAAACGCAATTTTCCAACAAAATTATTCCCGACTATGATACTGACCCAACAAAAGTATTCTTTCACAATTTAACAGGTAAGTCGTTTGCTAATAACATTCAGGTAGAAGCTGCTTATTTCATTTTGAAACCTGTAGAGTTAAAAGTGGCTTACAAGTACCTTGATGTATTTCGTAAAACGGATGGACAACGGATTGTTGAACCTTTTGTTCCTAAGCACAGAACAGTAGCATCTTTGTTTTATGAATCATTTAATCGTAAATGGAACGCCAACTTTACCTGGCAATGGTTTGGTAGCAAGAGAATGCCTTATTTGAATGAAATATTTCAACCAGAAATTAGCGACTACAATAATTATTCAAGATCTTATTCGACTATAAATCTTCAGCTCACACGTAATTGGAGAAATTTTGAATTGTATTTGGGTGCTGAAAACTTATTGGATTTCCGTCAACAGAATTACATTGTGGGTGCATCAAATCCCAATACAGGCTTTTTTGATGCTTCATACATTTGGGGGCCAATTGAAGGGAGAAGAGTTTATGCAGGATTCAGATATAAAATAGATCGTTAA
- a CDS encoding HYC_CC_PP family protein, protein MKKFIAILMSILFLFNVVGVSVYAHYCGNKLQSASVMIAADSCCDDDTDNSSTETKSDCCHNKVETFKVKDDFLSIAKFEQAKLFPVELFLFAYRISFQNSLTDLHSAISVNLKGPPPRNCPIILLTQTFLI, encoded by the coding sequence ATGAAAAAATTTATCGCTATACTAATGAGCATTTTATTTCTATTCAATGTAGTAGGAGTGAGTGTCTATGCTCATTATTGTGGCAATAAATTACAGAGCGCAAGTGTCATGATTGCTGCTGACAGCTGTTGCGACGATGACACTGATAACTCTTCTACTGAAACTAAAAGCGATTGTTGCCATAATAAGGTGGAAACATTCAAAGTCAAAGATGATTTTCTTTCAATAGCAAAGTTTGAACAGGCAAAACTATTTCCGGTTGAACTGTTCCTTTTTGCATACCGTATTTCTTTTCAGAATAGCTTAACCGATCTCCATTCTGCAATTTCTGTTAATTTAAAGGGCCCTCCGCCCCGAAATTGCCCTATTATTCTTCTTACTCAAACTTTTCTTATTTGA
- a CDS encoding histidine decarboxylase, translating into MNRLSAEDQRKLESLCEKIETNTRNFLGYPVSKDFDYSELVNLLKFPINNLGDPFAECTYAVDSREMEREVLEFFAQIFRAPKSDWWGYVTNGGSEGNMYGLYMARELHPKGMVYYSAATHYSVHKNLHLLNMPNIVIRTQKNGEIDYEDLSNTIRMNRHMPVIIMANIGTTMTEAKDDINKIKAILNDAAIQNYYIHCDGALSGSISPFLEPRPAFDFMDGADSIAVSGHKFIGSPIPSGVLLVKKSHRDRIARSVAYIGSLDTTITGSRNGHSPIFLWYAIKTLGYEGLKKRVEHSLKVANYVEERLKSIGIEAWRNPNAITVVFPQPHEMVRKKWQLASEKGWSHVICMPNVTEQQIDELISDIQKQQEVVLK; encoded by the coding sequence ATGAATAGATTAAGTGCCGAAGATCAGCGCAAACTAGAGTCGTTATGCGAGAAAATCGAAACTAATACGCGAAATTTTTTAGGCTATCCAGTTTCTAAAGATTTTGATTATTCTGAGCTTGTTAACCTGTTAAAATTCCCGATCAATAACTTAGGAGATCCCTTTGCCGAATGCACTTACGCAGTTGATTCTCGTGAAATGGAAAGGGAAGTTCTTGAGTTTTTTGCACAAATTTTCCGTGCACCAAAAAGCGATTGGTGGGGTTATGTGACCAATGGCGGTTCGGAAGGCAATATGTACGGATTGTATATGGCCAGGGAACTCCACCCGAAAGGAATGGTGTATTATTCTGCTGCAACACATTATAGTGTACACAAAAATCTTCATTTGCTCAATATGCCTAACATCGTGATCAGAACTCAAAAAAATGGGGAAATCGATTACGAGGATTTGAGCAATACCATTCGAATGAATCGTCATATGCCGGTGATTATTATGGCAAATATTGGCACCACGATGACTGAGGCTAAAGACGATATCAATAAAATCAAAGCTATTCTAAACGATGCAGCCATACAGAATTATTATATTCATTGTGATGGAGCCTTATCGGGTAGTATCAGTCCGTTTTTAGAACCGCGCCCGGCTTTTGACTTTATGGATGGTGCTGATAGCATAGCTGTGAGCGGACATAAATTTATAGGCTCTCCAATTCCTTCTGGAGTATTACTGGTAAAGAAATCACATCGTGATCGTATTGCACGCTCAGTGGCTTATATTGGTAGCTTAGATACCACTATTACCGGATCACGAAATGGTCATAGTCCAATTTTTTTATGGTATGCCATTAAAACACTGGGTTATGAAGGATTAAAAAAACGTGTTGAACATAGTTTAAAGGTGGCAAATTATGTTGAGGAGCGATTAAAATCTATCGGTATTGAGGCTTGGAGAAATCCTAATGCCATTACGGTAGTATTTCCTCAACCTCACGAAATGGTTCGTAAAAAATGGCAATTGGCATCAGAAAAAGGATGGTCTCATGTTATTTGTATGCCCAATGTGACTGAACAACAAATTGATGAATTGATTTCAGACATTCAAAAACAACAAGAGGTTGTGCTTAAATAG
- a CDS encoding DUF5103 domain-containing protein, producing the protein MKIRLVVLCIVMIGVFSFAYAQNEKLRYQDWIYKTNIKTVQFENIINKESTVPIIIFASGEQLLLQFDDINAGNQDYYYTIVHCTADWKPSNLSTIDYLDGYTEDRIVDYSYSFNTIKSYTHYSLKFPSNTMKPIISGNYLLKVYLNNDPDQLVLTRRFCVAKSLVNITAEVTRGTVVKARTQTQKINFNILHPALNISNPMAEVKVVITQNDRPDNAITGLKPTFIRTNELVYNDMDSGTFPGGSEFRNFDTRSLRFFSQRIKDIVKEKNKTDVFLFPDANYGQSAYSTFIDLNGGYAIRNQDGSGSAETDADYTCVHFSLIDTPPSNAGAYYLFGKLTDYQIKEDYQLHFNEITQKLETQQLFKQGYYDFSYVFVPNDQTVSDMCQTEGCHFETDNVYTIYVYYKPPGKRYDELVGVRRFNSRGYFIMR; encoded by the coding sequence ATGAAAATTAGGCTTGTTGTTTTATGTATAGTTATGATAGGGGTGTTCTCATTTGCTTATGCACAAAATGAGAAGCTTAGGTACCAGGACTGGATTTATAAAACAAATATTAAAACTGTTCAGTTTGAAAATATAATCAATAAAGAGTCTACGGTACCAATTATAATCTTTGCAAGCGGAGAACAATTACTCCTTCAGTTTGATGATATAAATGCAGGTAATCAAGATTACTACTACACCATTGTGCATTGCACTGCCGATTGGAAACCCAGTAATCTTTCAACTATTGATTATTTGGATGGTTATACCGAAGATCGGATAGTTGATTATAGTTACTCATTTAATACAATTAAGTCATACACTCATTATTCGTTAAAGTTTCCTTCAAACACCATGAAGCCGATTATTTCAGGTAACTATTTGCTAAAAGTATATCTGAATAATGATCCTGATCAGTTAGTGCTTACACGAAGGTTTTGCGTTGCCAAATCATTGGTAAATATTACAGCTGAAGTAACCCGAGGTACTGTGGTAAAAGCTCGAACGCAAACGCAAAAAATCAATTTTAATATTTTGCATCCCGCCCTGAATATCTCTAACCCTATGGCCGAAGTAAAAGTGGTCATCACCCAAAATGATAGACCTGATAACGCAATAACAGGGTTGAAACCAACATTTATCCGCACAAACGAGTTAGTATATAATGATATGGATTCGGGAACATTTCCAGGCGGGAGTGAGTTCAGAAATTTTGATACGCGCAGTTTGCGATTCTTTAGTCAGCGAATTAAAGATATTGTAAAAGAGAAAAATAAAACGGATGTTTTTCTATTTCCAGATGCCAACTATGGACAATCAGCTTATTCAACTTTTATTGATTTGAATGGAGGTTACGCCATTCGTAATCAAGATGGTTCAGGCAGTGCAGAAACTGATGCAGATTATACTTGCGTGCATTTTTCATTGATTGATACACCACCTTCAAATGCTGGGGCCTATTATCTGTTTGGAAAGCTAACAGATTATCAGATAAAAGAAGATTATCAGTTGCATTTTAATGAAATAACTCAAAAGCTTGAAACACAACAGTTATTTAAACAAGGTTATTATGATTTCTCATATGTTTTTGTGCCTAACGATCAAACGGTCTCCGATATGTGCCAAACCGAGGGTTGTCATTTTGAAACCGATAATGTATACACAATTTACGTGTATTATAAACCTCCCGGTAAGAGGTATGATGAATTGGTAGGAGTAAGGAGGTTTAATTCAAGAGGGTATTTTATTATGCGTTAA
- a CDS encoding alkaline phosphatase D family protein encodes MKQPFKLFNPLLLSLVFILIQIETVHAQIKRLTYIDYLKNQGFQLAESMAPFYHGVASGDPLPDRVVIWTRVTPTHKEASNNDWKLAFSVSWKMATDTAFDHIVRSGDIATDESKDFTVKVDVDGLDPNQTYYYQFEAFGKRSIIGTTKTAVDPTSDLPIKLAFVDGNNYSVGYFSAYQRITELKELSAVVVLSGYIDDQEHSGDLADRRQIPGAEPVTIQDYRNRYAQYHLDKNLMLAHAKYPFIAVWENQSLNNSNDHAINWTEKSKAAEQAYVEWLPVRVKKTELQRKFSFGKMLDLIMIDTQPFEKGNLVASTEGAVAKEALFIDPLHKEWLTKQLNYSTANWKLLASQNLLSSLNSVNVDWASIKSSDYWDNHPKEKESLLGFLKAFELKNIVFISGGFNGSLASEVADLTEKYNPATGRFAQAVEIVVPSISSPSLTDVNSTNGIAAEVRCLNKTYNPQIKMANLKDHGFVEMNISQKKIAVKWHYSKEILTDGQFKLKSQTELSIPNGKPVLEK; translated from the coding sequence ATGAAACAACCTTTTAAATTATTTAACCCTCTTCTGTTATCGTTGGTTTTTATTTTGATTCAAATAGAAACTGTTCATGCGCAAATTAAACGTTTAACCTATATAGATTATCTTAAAAACCAGGGATTTCAATTAGCTGAATCAATGGCTCCTTTTTATCATGGCGTTGCTTCTGGAGATCCCTTACCAGATCGGGTTGTAATCTGGACTCGGGTTACCCCAACGCATAAAGAGGCTTCCAATAACGATTGGAAGTTGGCATTTTCGGTCAGCTGGAAAATGGCAACCGATACGGCATTTGATCATATTGTTCGTTCCGGAGACATTGCAACTGATGAATCCAAAGACTTTACTGTAAAAGTGGATGTCGATGGTCTTGATCCCAATCAAACGTACTATTATCAATTTGAAGCTTTTGGCAAACGGTCCATTATAGGAACCACCAAAACAGCTGTTGACCCCACATCTGATTTACCAATAAAATTGGCTTTTGTTGATGGCAATAATTATTCAGTCGGTTACTTCAGTGCCTATCAGCGTATTACCGAATTGAAAGAATTAAGTGCTGTTGTTGTTCTCTCTGGATATATTGATGATCAAGAACATTCCGGAGATCTGGCCGATCGTAGACAAATTCCGGGTGCCGAACCAGTAACAATTCAGGATTATCGAAACAGGTATGCACAATACCATTTGGATAAGAACCTAATGTTGGCTCATGCAAAGTATCCCTTTATTGCCGTTTGGGAGAATCAATCCTTAAACAATTCAAATGATCATGCTATTAACTGGACTGAAAAAAGCAAAGCTGCAGAACAGGCTTATGTTGAGTGGTTGCCAGTACGTGTAAAGAAGACCGAACTTCAGCGTAAGTTCAGTTTTGGAAAAATGTTGGATCTTATAATGATTGATACCCAGCCATTTGAAAAAGGTAATCTTGTTGCCAGTACCGAAGGTGCAGTTGCAAAAGAAGCTTTGTTTATTGATCCTTTGCATAAAGAATGGCTCACCAAACAATTAAATTATTCAACAGCTAACTGGAAACTTTTAGCCTCTCAAAATTTATTAAGTTCCTTGAACTCAGTAAATGTAGATTGGGCTAGTATCAAATCTTCTGATTATTGGGATAATCATCCCAAGGAGAAAGAGAGCTTATTGGGTTTTTTGAAAGCGTTTGAATTAAAAAATATTGTATTTATAAGTGGCGGTTTTAATGGCTCTCTGGCATCCGAAGTTGCTGATTTAACCGAAAAATACAACCCTGCAACTGGTAGGTTTGCACAGGCTGTAGAAATTGTTGTTCCTTCTATTTCTAGCCCGAGCTTAACAGATGTTAACTCAACAAATGGTATAGCTGCTGAAGTTCGTTGTCTAAATAAAACATATAATCCACAAATTAAAATGGCTAATTTAAAAGATCATGGTTTTGTTGAGATGAATATAAGTCAGAAAAAAATTGCAGTAAAGTGGCATTATTCAAAAGAAATATTAACTGATGGCCAGTTCAAATTAAAGTCACAAACAGAACTAAGCATTCCAAACGGAAAACCTGTTTTAGAAAAATAA
- a CDS encoding Crp/Fnr family transcriptional regulator, translating to MSQFEIQPYLSLFHPLSDDARKAILNVAELKEYPAKTVLLSEGSIQKNVLYLNKGLVRGYFHMEDKEVTLWICYDPDSFGDPESFFHQVPTDLTIETLEPSQVVLIPRQSWLELFDKFPEIERASRLVSQSNVQKLYRRIKVLNYSTPEEKYRYLLENEAQIIQRTPLKFIASYLNITPETLSRIRAKIYQTKE from the coding sequence ATGTCTCAATTTGAAATACAGCCTTATTTATCACTTTTTCATCCTTTAAGTGATGATGCGCGAAAGGCCATACTAAACGTTGCCGAACTTAAAGAATATCCTGCCAAAACTGTATTGTTATCAGAAGGTTCGATTCAAAAGAATGTGCTTTACCTAAACAAAGGTTTAGTTAGAGGATATTTTCATATGGAAGACAAAGAAGTTACACTGTGGATTTGTTACGACCCTGATTCATTCGGCGATCCGGAGAGTTTTTTTCATCAAGTACCAACCGACCTTACAATTGAGACTCTTGAACCTTCACAAGTGGTACTCATTCCCCGGCAGTCATGGCTCGAACTTTTTGATAAATTTCCAGAAATTGAACGCGCCAGTCGCTTAGTTAGTCAGTCTAATGTTCAGAAGCTGTACCGTAGAATTAAAGTGTTAAACTATTCTACCCCTGAAGAAAAATACAGGTACCTATTAGAAAACGAAGCTCAGATTATTCAGCGTACACCTTTAAAATTCATTGCCTCCTACCTTAACATTACTCCGGAAACATTGAGCAGGATCAGGGCCAAAATTTATCAAACCAAAGAATAG